In one Vulgatibacter incomptus genomic region, the following are encoded:
- a CDS encoding outer membrane beta-barrel protein — translation MSRKSFDGSAPAGRPSLTQLLCSIVAVATVVAAGAAHAQTSVGTRSENGLRVGSGRLHPLFGFETRYDSYVGRSEKAVDALDSKNGTGDLILHLRPGLELTIPSESVELGARLMIDYNAYTGAQESWTRDQSKTGVNFELNSLFNPKGNTKVGLDERFNRSDRTTNMELGTLTISDRNDLGVNVEVAPGGGALVIKPAYVNTYEHFEPKNGGADESVSNHDYMQHTVGLNLGYKLSPISALVLDTGLSIRNFEREVAQNYDSTNIRVAAGFVGMVMPKIALVLKAGYGKQSSDLEDGKPYGGMIGQAEVGYLYSEQSQIRFGYARTFEPSASASLYYSDDRVYLNGQTRMAGQLLLKGGLSYDVLKFPADARGNDEQLGFQIGPDWEFSQLVTAGVSYGYTSRTTSAKLAGLEYDRHEIGAHVVVYY, via the coding sequence ATGTCCAGGAAGTCTTTCGATGGCTCCGCGCCCGCCGGGCGCCCGAGCCTCACGCAGCTCCTCTGCTCCATCGTCGCGGTGGCGACCGTCGTCGCCGCCGGCGCCGCGCACGCGCAGACCTCGGTCGGCACCCGTAGCGAGAACGGCCTGCGGGTCGGCTCGGGCCGCCTCCACCCGCTCTTCGGCTTCGAGACGCGCTACGACTCCTACGTCGGCCGCAGCGAGAAGGCGGTCGACGCCCTCGACTCCAAGAACGGCACCGGAGATCTGATCCTCCACCTCCGGCCGGGCCTCGAGCTCACGATCCCCTCGGAGTCGGTGGAGCTCGGCGCGCGCCTGATGATCGACTACAACGCCTACACGGGTGCCCAGGAGAGCTGGACGCGCGATCAGAGCAAGACCGGCGTCAACTTCGAGTTGAACTCGCTCTTCAACCCGAAGGGCAACACGAAGGTGGGCCTCGACGAGCGCTTCAACCGCAGCGACCGCACCACGAACATGGAGCTCGGGACGCTGACGATCAGCGATCGGAACGACCTGGGCGTTAACGTCGAGGTCGCTCCGGGCGGCGGCGCGCTGGTTATCAAGCCGGCCTACGTCAACACCTACGAGCATTTCGAGCCGAAGAACGGTGGCGCCGACGAGTCCGTCAGCAACCACGACTACATGCAGCACACCGTCGGCCTCAACCTGGGCTACAAGCTGAGCCCGATCTCCGCCCTCGTGCTCGACACGGGCCTCTCCATCCGCAACTTCGAGCGTGAGGTCGCCCAGAACTACGACAGCACGAACATCCGGGTCGCCGCCGGCTTCGTGGGCATGGTGATGCCGAAGATCGCCCTCGTCCTCAAGGCCGGCTACGGCAAGCAGTCCTCCGATCTCGAGGACGGCAAGCCCTACGGCGGGATGATCGGACAGGCGGAGGTCGGCTACCTCTACTCCGAGCAGAGCCAGATCCGCTTCGGCTACGCCCGGACCTTCGAGCCCTCCGCCTCGGCGTCGCTCTACTACTCCGACGACCGCGTCTACCTCAACGGCCAGACCCGGATGGCGGGCCAGCTCCTCCTCAAGGGCGGCCTCTCCTACGACGTGCTCAAGTTCCCCGCCGACGCGCGCGGCAACGACGAGCAGCTCGGCTTCCAGATCGGGCCGGATTGGGAGTTCAGCCAGCTCGTCACCGCTGGTGTGTCCTACGGGTACACCAGCCGCACCACCTCCGCGAAGCTTGCGGGCCTCGAGTACGATCGCCACGAGATCGGCGCTCACGTGGTGGTCTACTACTAA